agtcctcaactggcagcttcattaaatagttagAAGTGACCATACTTCCCAATTTCAGAATACTATCTTTACTGTCCTAGATGGGTATTTAAGTTCTGGTCAGAGCCCAAAAATCATGTTATTTTTTGGTTATTCAACACCCTAAAATTGCCACTTTCTACACTTTGCCGAAATTACACAATGTTACACAACCTCCAGGGCGCCCTATTGTAGCGGACATTGATGCAGTAATGGCCCCTCTATCTACTTTtgtttacttttttttattttattagacCACTcacagaacagctcccctcctttttgtaaaggacaccagcagtatgatctctcaTTGAATCTCTTGATCCTCTCCCTGAGAATACCTTGTTATTTACTTTTGACGTTGAGTCGTAATACACTAATATTCCACATGAGGGCGGTATTGTAGCTGtggaacattttcttctgcaacCTGACCCTAATGAACTACCTTCCAGTGCATGCATTATAACATTGGCTGAAATAGGACTCACGCAAAACCATTTAATGTTTCTAAATTATTTCTTTATTCAGACGAAAggtactgctatgggatcccccatggctcctaactattctaatttgtatgtgggttacatggagaaacagtctattttcaatcctctcaaatgttttcttgcctcgcatcattatttggaaacggtatattgatgatatttttgttctatggaggggtgatgcaaaacagctccaggcgttccatgcttttcttaactcctgttctgagcatctgagatttactatgcaatctgatacATGTCAAATTAGTtttcttgatcttctgatcttgtgtgaagataatgttctatacactgatcgtaacaggaagcctactgatcgtaacagtttgttgagggctgatagttgtcacccgcttcccttgaaaaatagtttgccctacagccaattctgttGAATCAAAAGAATATGCAAAAAACAATCAGatttcgacagaaatatggctgagatgcaaagaaagttcaaggagaggggctgcaagaatgatcagattaatattgccattgagaacattcaaaacaaaacgagacatgacctttttcaaggtcagtcttgcaaaaagacgcattcttgtgttctaactacctgctattcaaagtgctctgaacaaatgaagggaattgttcacaaacattggcacatcctaaaatccgatgatcgtctcggtaatgtgttttcggatcttcccttggtcgtattctcgcggggcagaaatctcagaccAATTGGTAcactgatttaccaccccaagatatcccTGCACAACGTCTATTTgtgcccctactggatggaagtgtaatggctgtgctcaatgcaatggcacttataaatgtagatccttcaaacacccacaaacagggaaatcgatcccaatcaaaggtgttatcacgtgctccactaaggcagttatttatcttataacttgtccttgtggtaaaaatgatgTAAAACAGcgcgaattaaaagtacgtatctcagagcatcgtagcaccattaggtgtaaaaactttacttatccAGTTGCAGCCCACTTCTTGaaggcaggccactcgatttcgtctctgcgttatattggcatcgaacatgtcaccctccctaggagagggggtgaccatgataatttattgttaaaacgagaggctgcctggatctgtaacttaaagacccttgcgcccttcggtctcaacgtagactttgatctgaagccattcttgtgattattgtgattttgccattgtaattgtttgtaagcttgtttagtcaaattaatctatgatcgtatgctatccatgtGTTGTTTGTaggctgttctttgtatgacattttaatatttgataattaaccaatgatattaggccactcttggccatgattacagacacctgtgtcttttgacactatataaacgagtcatcccgcagtgtttgtgattataccctgatgaagaccgcttgcctgtcgaaacgttggtaattaaatGTTTGCATCTGAggtcctagagtgtgcggctctcatTTTATTTtcaagcttcattaaatagtacctgcaaaacaccagtctcaacatcaacagtgaagaggtgactccgggatgctggccttcttttGAACAGGATggtggccccaaacttttgaacggttgtgtgTGTCTAGATAGTACATTTTATTTTTAGGTTTTCAATATCACAAACTGTTTTTACatattgatttggacattttaaaACTATGACTGGGCTATTTTTTTAGTGTGTCTTGTCAACAGGAAGCAGCAACACCATTTTCAACTTAAGCTTTAGGAATTGAAATGGAACTTtcaacattcatttccaatggtaTTGTACTTCATCAGGTAAAAACTGCTGTGTGAGTCCAAAAACGTGCAGtgattgatttattttgatgACATACTAGATATCACCAAAACATGTTGGCCCTGCCTAGACATACTCTAATTCTTGTGTTTTGTGTTATTATATTGCTGCCTGTTCCACAAAGGAAGCAAAGTAGTCCAGGTTCAATTGTTAACTGAACTGGAAGAACCAAGAGTCATAGGATACATATTCCTAACTAATTAAATGTAATTCCTGTATCGCAGTCAGAGCAGATCTACCTCTTCCATCTGAGTTGGCACTGGCAGTTGTGTTGTGGTACCAATGCCATGTCGCCAGCTTCTGACTATTTACGGACACAACAgaaacatttgaccagggcccagtccgTAGCACATATTAATTTAGTTTTTGAATTCTATTTCAGATAGCAGTAACCAGGCCCTGCAGAACATGCCCAGAGTGCTGCGGGATGTGGAGGCTCTGAAGCAGGAGGCGTCGTTCCTGAAGGAGCAGATGGTCCTGGTCAAGGAGGACATTAGGAAGTTTGAGCAGGACACTGTACAGTCCATGCAGGTACAGAGGTtatttacagtggcaagaaaaaatatgtgaaccctttggaattacctggagttCTGCtgaaatttgatctgatcttcatttatgtcacaacaatagacaaacgcAATGtggttaaactaataacacacaaatgattgtattcaatatagacaagaaaaatacataatttaaacattcacagtgtaggttgaaaaaagtatgtggacccctaggctaatgacttctccaaaaggtaattggagtcaggagtcaactaacctgcagtcgaatcaatgagacaagattggagatgttggttagagctgccctgccccataaaaacactcacaaaatttgagtttgctattcacaagaagcattgcctgatgtgaaccatgccttgaacaaaagggatctcagaagacctaagattaagagtTGTTACCTTGcatgaagctggaaagggttacaaaagtatctctaaaagtcagCTCACGGTAAGagaaattgtctataaatggagaaatttcagcactgttgctactctccctaggagtggccatcctgcaaagatgactgctcAATGAGGTTacgaagaatcctagagtgtcagctaaagatgtacagaaatctctggaacaagCTAACATCTGTTGACGAatctacaatacgtaaaacactgaacaagaatggtgttcatgggaggacaccacggaagaagccacagctGTCCAAACAAAGGAGCACCTGGATGTtacacagcgctactggcaaaatattctgtggacagatgaaccTAAAGTTGTGgagtttggaaggaacacacagcgCAACACTGTGGagggaaaaaaaggcacagcacaccagcatcaaaacctcatcccggtagcctagtggttagagtgttggactagtaaccggatggttgcaagatcgaatcctcgagctgacaaggtaaaaatctgtcgctctgcccctgaacaaggcagttaacccactgttcctaggccgtcatagaaaataagaatttgttcttaagtgactggcctagttaaataaaggtaaaatataaaataaaatcccaCTGTAAACTATGGTGGAGAGACCATCATGGTTtagggctgctttgctgcctcagggcctggacagcttgctatcatcgacggaaaaatgaattgcCAAGTTTAATCAcaacattttgcaggagaatgtaaggctgtctgcagaagttgggtgatgcaacaggacaatgacccaaaacacagaagtaactcaacaacagaatggcttgaacagaagaaaatacattttctggtccagtcagtcctgacctcaacctgattgagatgaTGTGGCATGACTtcgagcggttcacaccagacatcccaagaatattgtggaactgaaacagttttgtaaagaggaatggtccaaaattcctcctgaccgttgtgcaggtctgatctgcaactacagaaaacatttggttgaggttattgctgccaaaggagggtcaacctgttattaaatccaagggttcacgtACTTTCCAatctgcactgtgaatgtttgcacggtgtgttcaataaagacatgcaacattataattgtttgtgtgttattagtttaagcagactgtgtttgtctattgttgtgaccagagaaaatgttatgaccaatttatgcagaaatccaagtaatatagtattctatagtagtattctaaagggttcacatacttttccttccCCCTGTATATTACACAGACAGACTGAGTGAAGTGACTTGTACTAAGCAAAGACCCATAACACAGATGCAGCACAGTCCGTtcatggtcacatacacaggcgCATACTACTCTACGATCTAGCACCTGGACAGGATATCATACTATCCAAATAGTACAACAAGCTCACAATGTGCCAAATATGAATTGTATGTTTACCTGTTCTTGATTCTGTGCTGCAGGTCTTGGTGGAGCTTGATCAGGTCAAGTCTCGCATGCACCTGGCTGCCGATGCGCTACGGGAAGCAGACAAATGGAGCACGCTCAGTGCAGACATTGAGGAGACCTTCAAGACACAGGTGGCGTCAATCTACCTCTAAAACGTTTGCGCTCCTATCCTGTGATATGGAACGCTGGCGATTCACTTTTTGTACAGATTTTATACATTTAGGATTCCAAATTATTTTATTGGGCACATTTTATTTATGACAATATTATTCTTGTTCTACAAAGAGCACTACACATCCTGCCTTTTTGGTGTTCTTTAATAGTATTGAGAGACCCAAAATTCTAACTCCTCAAAAGGCAGAACTACATATTTATGTTTGAGGTATAGAGTCAGGGTAGAGAGCCCACATTTATGGGAAGCCATAGGGTCTATTGATTTtaatttcaaataaaataaaatggtatTTGTCGCAATGTACCGAATAGTGGGTGTGGACTTGTGTCggtatgcatgtgtttgtgctGTCGTGTGTGTTATGTGCGTGCGTATGTGAATGGAACTGGGTTTTGTgtcagtgaagtgtgtgtgtgtaagggacatctgctctttccatgacatagactgaccaggtggatccaggtaaaagctatgatcccttattgatgtcactcgttaaatccacttcaatctgtgtagatgaagcAGAGGATatgggttaaataaggatttttaagccttgaggcaattgagacgtggcttgtgtatgtgtgctgttcacatggtgaatgggcaagacaaaagatttaagtgcctttgaatgagggaagtggtagtaggtgccaggcgcaccggtttgtgtctcgaactgcaatgctgctggattcttcatgctcaacagtttcccgtgtgtatcaagaatggtccactacccaaagaacatccagccaacttgacacaactgtgtgaagcatttgagtcaacatgggccagcatccctatggaacgctttccacaccttgtagagtacatgccctgacaaattgaggctgttctgattcTGAGGGAGGGGGGAACGACACTATTagtaaggtgttcttaatgttttgtagactttGTGTGATCTTGTGCGTGTGCTTAGTCATTTTGGTTCAACCAAACCTCCATTTTGTTTGAACCTAAACCTCCAGCGCTCCCTCGTTCTCCAGGATTTGACAGTGATCTCCTCTAAGCTCACCGCCATGCAGAACAGCCTAGGTATGCTGGTAGATACGCCAGACTTCTCTGAGAAATGTGTCTACCTGGAGGCTCTAAAGAACAGGTTGGAGGCCCTGGCCAGCCCACAGATAGTAGCCACCTTCAATTCCATGTCTGTAGGTAAGATACTGTTTTGTAAAGGATGGGATTGAGAGTTTGAATATTGAATCCGCTTTAGTTTAGACATCCGGTTCAGACCATGCCAAGGTCTATGGTTATTTTCATATACATTGGTCTCCTAAGTAATTGCTGATTAAACTCTTGCCTGAATACTGTTGAAATTAAGTGTTTGCCTTAACTTGAATCCAGTATTTATATTATTTCTAAACTCCTATTTCTCCTCTTCATGGTTTTCTTCCCTGTAGACCAAGCCAAGCTGTTTGTGAATGTCTtcacagagatagacagaatgCCACAGCTCCTTGCCTACTACTTCAAGTGTCATAAGGTATGTATTGCATGTATCACTGATTCATTTAATCAGCCCCCCCAAGACttctcaatgttgttgttgtgataTCTGCGGCCAAAAATGCTTACTTTTACATCGGCTTTACAGATTTTTGTTTTGATCATGTTCATTTCATATAAATCAATTAATAAGTCGTATGTGCTCAGTTGTAGTATTTTAAGCTGAATAGTCTCCGTCTCTATGCTGCCTGCTGCATGATCTATTTTCTTGCGTGAACACATGATAGACAGTTCTGGAGCCGCTGAGCCGGAGGAGCGTAAATCAATCCATCCTTCGTTGCGGCCAGCAGTACAAACAAAACGAATAATGATTCTCGAGTCAGTAAAACgggtcattcaaaaataatgaaTAAATCGCAAGCTGCAATTCACTGTCAGAAATGTCTCTGGTATCAGTCATGGTGATCTGCCGCTGCTGTGGTGGCTGTTCGGACGTAGTTTTCACATGCTTTGCATGACTTTCTCTTGTGTTCCAACACAACGTTGCATGGAGTGCAAAACAATTTGCCCCCACTTTAGCTGTGACTTTTGTTGATAAATGAAATGGATTCCTGTTCATGTCAGTTCTGTCAGTCATAATCTGTCAGTTATCAGCTATCAGATTCACACACTGGCAGGGAAAAAAGTGAGGAGTGCTTTTGATTGGGCTGTTTTCTGCGCTAACAGTGGTCAAAATCGCAAACTCTTTTGATTGGACCTTTTATGCGGTAAAAGTGCGTGATTGGTCAAAACTACGAGCTCTTTCATATTTTGCACGGTTTGGTTGGTTTTTGCATGAATTATACGATTGCgtaatcctggagggactgtaaTTGCTAGGGTCTTACAGGGTTTATCtgtaggagtgtgtgtttgtttccagGGTCAGCTGGTGAGTGTGTGGCAGGATCTGTCTCAGAGTGAGCTGAGTCTGAACCAGCAGCTGGCTGAACTCTACGACACCCTACTCTCCACCTGGCACTCACAGCTACAGTGGAGCAGCCAGGTATACTCACACACACGCTGGCTCATACCGCAACGCGCACAACTAGGCATCTTTCACACACACGCTGGCTCATACCGCAACGCGCACAACTAGGCATCTTTCACACACACGCTGGCTCATACTGTAGGCAtctttcacacacacgcacacactaggcatctttcacacacacacacacgctggctcATACCGTAACGCACACAACTAGGCATCTTTCACACACAAGCTGGCTCATACCGTAACGCGCACAACTAGGCATCTTTCAACACACACGCTGGCTCACAACTAGgcatctttcacacacacacgctggctcACAACTAGgcatctttcacacacacacacaagctggctCATACCGCACAACTAGGCATCTTTCACACACAAGCTGGCTCACTGTAACACAACTAGGCATCTTTCACACACACGCTGGCTCATACCTTAACGCGCACAACTAGGCATCTTTGGCTCATACCGTACGCACACAACTAGGCATCTTTCACACACAAGCTGGCTCATACTGTAACGCGCACAACTAGGCATCTTTCACACACCCTGGTTCATACCGTAAGGCGCACAACTAGGCATCTTTCACACACAAGCTGGCTCATACTGTAACGCGCACAACTAGGCATCTTTCACACACCCTGGTTCATACCGCAACGCGCACAACTAGGCATCTTTTTCACACTTCGTCTCACTGTAAAACACAGCTAAGTATCCTCGCACTAAGTACAGCAACATACACCCTAGGTATCCTCACACACTCATACCATAAATGACACACTATTTTCATAGCATAATTTCCGCTGGTAGGCTGTACAATAACACACATTTGCCTTTTGCTTTAAAGAACATGTCTGCAGAGCTTCAAGGATACACTATCTTCCACGTATATTTTGCATTCTACAGCCTAACCCCATGTCCCTGACTATCATCTGCCCTCTCCCCCACCAGGTATTTAAGAACCCGTACGAGGTGGTGACGGTGCTGCTGATCCAGACCCTGGGGGCCCTGGTGCCCTCCATCCCTGTGTGTCTGAGCACAGCCATGGAGCTCACCCCCCAGGAGCAGAGGATGGACACCTTGCTGGAGCTCCACCACACCGCTGCCACCTTCGGCAGGAGCCTGGAGCAAGCTATGCTGCCACACCTGGGTCTGTTCACCTGCTACCACTCCTATGTAGTTTTAGGCCTATCATTTGTATGTAATAGGGACAGTGCTTATTCATCAACAAGTCAGTCAATGCTGAGGTGTGAAATAGTGCTGGATTTAGCTAGACAGCTTATTTTCATCCTTAATCAGTTGTCAACAGTGAGAGTGATGATATAGATGTTAATATTGTATTGATATAAGACCTGGGTTAAATACATGTcaaatacttgaaagtatttaAGGTGCCCTTGATTTGGCTTGacgtttgcacttttgggactattccatagGTAAGATAATTATAGTAGGGAAACTAAAGTAAATGCAGCTCAAGTATTTGCAAGATCTGCTCATTACATGTGTATAATGACTAATAAATTGTAGTGATGTATAAGGATGAATCCTGACTTTAGCTCCACCCACGAAATTCAAACTTTTCCTTAGGATTGATGTTAAAGGAGCGATTTGGGGGGGTAAGTTCAGTGCTCACTGTTCAGACCTCAAGGTACTGTAGACTTACGTTGTGGTTGTACCTCTCAGGTGAGAACAACTTGCTGAAGGTGAATGAGCTGGTCAGTTCCCTGTACGACCCCTACAAACCCTACCAGCTGCAGTATGGAGACCTGGAGAAGTCCCACCTCCTAATCCAGATCAGCGCCATGCCCCTGGTGAGAGACACACgtacagtcaggtccaaaataattggcacccttgataaagatgagcaaaaaatacctataaaataaataatacaattaatgagatatattgtatgctcaaaacaATTTGAACatttgtattttatactgatacaattgaaaaaaaatatattttgtttaacaagtaatatatttttttccttcaAAAAGATGGGGATCAAATTATTGGCCCCCttgttttcaatacctcaccttggcaggataatggcactgagcctttttgtaaaatgttttatgagattggagaacccATTGGGAGGAATCTTAGACatttcctccatacagaatctttccagatccttgatatccttcgtctgcgcttatggactgccctcttcaattcaaaccacacgTTTTTTtaatagggttcaagtccggaaaTTGAGATGGCCATTGCGAACTGTTTATTTTGTAGTTAATTAAATATTTCTTTGTATTTTGTGCTTGAGGTTATTAtcttgcggccaagtttcagcctcctggcagaggcaaccaggtttttatctaaaatgtcctggtactgggtcaagttcatgatgccgttgaccttaataAGGGCCCCAGGTCCAGTGGATGCATAAAAGCCCCGTAACATCAAAGATTCACTACCATATTTTAGGCATCGCACttgcaaaaaaataaacagtGGAACAGATTGGCTAGTGAAACGCACACTCGGCCCTCTGATTGGACTAGCAAGCTGCCAATCAGCACAGGTCGGGTGAGCTAGCGAACAGGGAGAGCTGATTTCCAGAAACATGCTTGTGACTCAAATAAtggtgacttggtcccacctagGTTTTATGCAgtatttatcaagggtgccaataatttgggACCTTACTGTACATACGAACATAGGGTTGGACGGTATCTACCGTATGCTATGGTATTTTGAAATACCCAcggtatgattttcaataccGTAGAAACATATTTTCTTAActgttttttttattacattacattttttatttagactttaagtaaatacctgcagtcaacttgtgcattAGGTTACAAGATAAAGAagattgcgttcttcatttcacctgtaaCATAATTTTGCTGGTAATTTCCcaaaacaaatgtgttttttaCAGCTAGTGCACAACGAGagttactgtgaagcatggtggaggtgatCAAGTTTACACACTAGTAAATGTTTCCCAGCTAGATACAGTATCTTATATTAATAAGTTAGATGTGCTTAATACTCTCCAGTTGTGTATTCtttgctaacttgctagttatctcagcagagaatcccctcctggatcaagaccCTGGTGTTTAATATTTGCTTTGTGTGTGCAGCAAACTGCTTTTAGACTTTTGAGGTATTACTTTATGAGCTGAGTTGTCTGTCCTTGCAATGAATTAGTTTGCTTTCGCTCGTTAGCATTTAGCTAGCAACCGCAATTggaatttcaaatcaaatattatttgtcacatttgccgaatacaaccggtatagaccttaccgtgaaatgcttgctttcaagcccttaaccaacaatccagtttttaagaaaatagagttaagaaaatatttacaaaataaacaaaagtaattatatatatatatatatatattttttttttaaacataataatgaggctatatactgtgtgcaggggtacaggttagtcaaggtaatttaggaaggggtaaagtgactattaaatagcgagtagcagcagtgtaaaaacaaagggaggggggggtcaatgcaaataattgtttagcagtcttatggcttgggggtagaagctgttaaggagccttttggtcctagacttggcgctccaggaCAGCAGAGACAACAGTGTATGAGTTGGGGCCTAGTGTtcttgccataccaggcggtgatgcatgTACTTGTTAGTGTTTTGTTTGCATTCTGATAATGTTCATTaggatttttttgtgtgtagtGCTGGTAATACCATATACCCCGGTATGGTACAAGGGtggtatgaaaatctggataccgcccaaacctacacacacacacaccccaaccctGATACAATGGTAATTTCATATTTTAGTGTCATACCTGGGTAGGCAGGTGGAAAGGACCATGTGACCGTTTGACTGTGtacctctttccttctctcttcactACACTTTCTCTCCTTATCACCCTCCCTCTTTCAGGAACGTGGGGAGGTGATAGACTGTGTGGAGGAGCTGAGTCACTCAGTGGGGAAGCTGTTTGGCCTGGCCAGTGTTGCTGTGGACCGCTGTGCCAAATTGACCGACGGCCTGGCCGTGTGTGGCCTCCTCAAGGCCCTCAAAGCCCTCTTCACCAAGTAATTACACAGCTACAAAGTACAAACACTTACAGTCCGAGTTATTGAcaccttgataaagatgagtaataatgactgtataaccAACAATTTAATTACTGAGCTTTTGTTGTATGCTTTAACAAATTCAGAAATGATttcatactaatacaattgctcagtgAAAGATATTTTGTTTTACACTCATACACATgagttgaaaatggcagatttggacaCTGATAAATGTCTAAATTATAAAGCAGTGGCTGTACAGTTGCATGCTATACATGACGACAGACATGCTCTGCACAGCGCTGTATGAATTGCCTTGtcaaagcctaacactgtaagattgTATTTTAAAACTTAGCTAGTTATGTTGGCAGTATAATAAGCTTTCAAATCAtacccacctgacccagattgtgatttataatggaccgtttCTGGATTGCGTAAAGAACAACAGTAAGTGTGtgatgcaactggatcctggacttcctgttgggctgcccccaggtggtaagggtggactgccagagtccaatggcggtgagctttacaccactcctagcgcatggtgttcttaggcttggccctggaaacccatttcatgaagctaccgacaaacagttattgtgcggacattgctttcagaggcagtttggaactcggcagtgagttgcaactgaggacagaccatttttttaaagagttacacgcttcagcacttggcgctCACGTTCTGTTAgctttgtgtctgagccgttgttgccACTTCTCAATAgcaacacttacagttgagcatggcagctctagcaggaaggaaatttgaccaactgacttgttggaaaggtggcatcctatggcggtgccacgttgaaagtcacggaACTTTTCAGTAAGAATGTTCTACTGGAattgtttgtctgtggagattgcatggccatgtagtgtatgttatcagattaatcccggaacatattccagtatgtGCTAACGAAACAGTCCGggagcttagcatctgcttcattagACCACTTCCTATTTGAGCGTGTCGTGGAAATGTTTACACacggacactcaaagtcaatcttaatgaatcattgtttattgtca
This region of Oncorhynchus tshawytscha isolate Ot180627B linkage group LG25, Otsh_v2.0, whole genome shotgun sequence genomic DNA includes:
- the LOC112224081 gene encoding conserved oligomeric Golgi complex subunit 7 isoform X3, translated to MPRVLRDVEALKQEASFLKEQMVLVKEDIRKFEQDTVQSMQVLVELDQVKSRMHLAADALREADKWSTLSADIEETFKTQRSLVLQDLTVISSKLTAMQNSLGMLVDTPDFSEKCVYLEALKNRLEALASPQIVATFNSMSVDQAKLFVNVFTEIDRMPQLLAYYFKCHKGQLVSVWQDLSQSELSLNQQLAELYDTLLSTWHSQLQWSSQVFKNPYEVVTVLLIQTLGALVPSIPVCLSTAMELTPQEQRMDTLLELHHTAATFGRSLEQAMLPHLGENNLLKVNELVSSLYDPYKPYQLQYGDLEKSHLLIQISAMPLERGEVIDCVEELSHSVGKLFGLASVAVDRCAKLTDGLAVCGLLKALKALFTKYVSDFSTTLQSIRKKCRLEDTPSAALFQEDWTAFQNSVRIMATCGELLRQCGAYEQQLSNKILATAGKYLSESYSPLSLAGIQEASSTERKTSGRNPWQEYNYLQRGNMAEYNSLMEVLYSLKEKGTGNSSLLAEPRVALTRLNQQANQLAFDSVFLQIKHQLCLVSTMESRDAGGFGESYAEDLPTFSLSPQEYITNIGQYIMSLPLHLEPFVTQEDPALELALHAGKLPFPPEQGDDLPELDNTADYWLGSIARATMQTYCDAILLIPELTAHSTKQLATDIDYLSNVMDALGLQPSRTLQQIVTLLRAKPEEYRLTAKLLPRRLVSTIAALRGLDH